The genomic region GCAAAGAACTGTGAACGTACACCtgcacaggtaaacacacacacacccacacacccagaacagtttgatttgttttcttgtgGTCCACAAACCAAACACAGTTTAAGTCTTTTGTTCCCCTCCAGGTCTTGTTGCGTTGGGCGGTGCAGCAGGGTGTCTCGGTGATCCCTAAGTCCTCACATCCAGACAGAATAAAAGACAACGCCAGGCTCTTTGACTTTACACTGAGCGACACAGACATGAACAGACTGTCAGCTTTGGACTGTGGACACAAGTACTGCAGGGACTCCTCAGCGGTGGTCTGATAAACCACCAGTGGGATACTTGTTGACTTCAATGATGCCTTAttacttattttacattttcccTCCCAACTCTTCTTATCTGGTAACTGCAGTTAATAATAAACAGTGCCAACAGTGTACTAATAGTCCAGTACACTTGAATGTAGCTTATCAGTAGCTGTAGTGTGTGATCAGCATTTGGCAATATAGTGATTCTAAGATACTGTATGTCCAGTTAGATCATTTAGGGGACAGGAGACAAAGGTGTGCTGTGTAAGTAGTGGGTACGGTATGAAAAAGGAAGGATAACTGGATGGATAAACTGATGTGGAGTGAAGGATACAAGGGAAGACAATGAAGTTGGTGTAGGAGAAGTGCTGGAGACTGACCAGGTTACCCAGAACAGTTCTGATAATCTCCTGAAAAcagaataagagaaagaaagagacataaaataaagaagGAGCAACTTAAGAAATAAGaagtaataatgaataaattcaCTGTGAAAACGCACAATTAATTTCATAAAGAAGATTGGGAGTGCACAACTTATTTGAATACTGACTAGGAAGGCAACAGGTTCCATAATTACCTTCAGTTATTAGCTGAAGCTGTGTCTGTCTATCactttctctccactgttgaaatatgtgaaatgtattataaaatgttcacaacacactattatcattattgaatGGTAGCAGTTCCAGTTTTAGTAGCTTGTTCCATTGTAAAGCTGATTATAATCAGTGACAGTAAAGTACCAGCATTGAAAGGCTTTGACGGTTGAGCTCAAAAATAAaacttctactgctgctgctgagtctCCAGTGTGAAAATTATTTGGTATAGTTAAGATAAAAGTGTCTTCTATAGTCACAAGAGCTTTCCAGGACGTGTTAGAACCTTTATTCTAAGACGTCATTGAATTAAAGCTGTCAGATCCTGTGAGGCTCAAGGAAAGGTATGGAGTCAAGACAAACTCACACTAGAATGTGTAATGGCAGCCATTATAAAGAACAGagttgaaaagaagaaaaagatcaATGTTTCCTCTTGCCTGAAGCCTAGTTGTATCCCCCACTGCTTTTGCTACTGAAGAGTGATTTGCAAAGCTTTAAAGGACTGAATCTGGAGGAGAAATGGGAATGGAAGGATGGCTTGTATTTGTTTGACTTAGTGATTTTGAGATTTCATGCAGTTTTGCTCTGATGAAAATATGTGAAGAATGGCAGAAAAAGGCTTAGTCTTACACCTTTAGCTGCTCGCTTGGTCTCAAAATCATTTGTATTTCATCTCAAGCTTGTTTTGGTCTCATGGTTATGTTTTTTGGAATAGTTTCGATATCATGCACAGGTAAAAAGCACACAGGTAGGTTATTAAATGTATGCTTTTGAACTGCTGTCATATTCAGTGATGTATGCTCAACCAGAAGGTCTGTAGTGACATGGCTGACCTAAAGTGgtcacaaaataaacagattaatgtATGAATGAACTGATGAAGTTGTTGGTTCAGTGAACCGGCATATGGCATGCTAGGCTTGCATATTACAGACTAGTTTAGCTAGCTAGCTCGGACAACATTTCAGGTGCAACCTAACCTCTGCCTTTACATCTGTAATAAGTGTCTTACATTTTGAATAACCCTAGGCAACaactctctctttccccctccaTTAATATTACCGTaatgtatgaataaaatgtgaagcATGTAATTGTTCATTCGTTTAGCAGACTAACTTAACCCTCCACCAAGACGTCAACAGTGAAAACCGCGGCTGTCAATCAAACGTTTGACTGATAGTGATTTGCAGGATAGAGCGAATTCCCGCCTACAACTTACGTTAGCTTCTTTCATTGGCTACATCTTCTTCCAATCAGCGGCGTCAGAGCAGTGTCACTATGGTGACGGCGAAAACCGCCCAAACCGTCACATGACTGTCAGCTGACCACGTGTAGCAGGAATGAGTAGCTGTAAACATCCTGTGCCCCGGTTTTTATTGAGAGCTAAGTTGCTTTTCACGACTCTACATATTCCTCACATTTCCTCTCACGgactcattttgttttttgtgtaaataaaaaaagctttgtATGCATCATACTTTAAAAGTATTCATCTGAAAGGACCCAAAAGGTGAgttaaaaacagtttaataCTGTTAAACAGTTTAATACACTTCAGACCACAGACAGGGTGCAAAGAAAAGTAAGTGCCTTTTAGTCCAGATGCcgtcctcctctgtcctcctaaATACGGGGGTTCAGATGCCCCTCCTGGGTTTGGGGACCTACAAACTACGAGGTTCTGAGGATGTCTACAGAGCTGTGGATGCTGCCCTGGCTTCTGGTTACCGGGCTTTTGACAGTGCAGCTGTCTACCGGAATGAAGCTGAATTGGGCCGAGCCCTGAGGGAGCTGCTGCCAAAACATGGCCTGACCAGAGAGGATGTGTTCATTACCAGGTATGTTTGATAAGTACACCCATTAAATCATTATCTATTATCGCTGAATAAGATGAGTAAGAGACTGTCATACTCTAATTACAAGACCATTTGGAGGAACTGAAGCTCATCTTTTCTCCAAAAGGCTCAGTAAGAATGCTTGATCTGCACCTTCAAAGTGTCCTTCTTTGTCTTCCTCCCTACAGTAAGCTGGGCCCCAAAGATCAGGGTGAGAAGGCTATGCAGGGAGCCCTACACAGCCTGTCTCAGCTGGACTTGGGTTACATTGACCTCTACCTGATCCACTGGCCTGGCACACAGGGACTGGTGGTAGCTGACCAACGCAACCCAGGTTACAAGTTATGATCAATTCagctttttaactttttcattTTGCAAAAAATTGTGAATTGCATTCATACTAAAATTGTCTTATTTGGCAACTTTGAGAGCTGAAGAAAGTTACCTTAATTTAAAATAACTCTCGTGCTTCACCTCCATGATATAGTGGTACTTGAGTAATACTGATGAGGTCCTAATTAATATTTGATCCCAGTCAACAGAGCTCAGAGCTGGGTCGCATTGGAGGAGCTGCATGCACAGGGAAAGCTGAAGGCCATCGGAGTGTCCAACTACACACCGGCACACATGAGGGAGCTGATGCAGAGCTGTAAGGTCCCTCCTGCAGTGCTACAGGTATAACACACCAAAGTCAAAGTAGGATAGAGAACATGTGAAATACAAAATTGTACACTAACACAAAAGCATAATGTTTTCTTCAGGTGGAGTTCCACCCACAAATGTGCCAGGCAGAGTTGAGGAGTGTGTGTAAGGAGTTTGGAGTGTGTTTCCAAGCTTACTCGTCTTTAGGGATAGGAAACCTGCTCACAGACCCTGTGGTCATGGAGGTGGCAAAGAACTGTGAACGTACACCTGCACaggtaaaaaaacacacacacacacacacacacacccagaacAGTTTGATTTATGTCTTCTTGGGGTTCACAAACCAAACACAGTTTAAGTCTTTTGTTCCCCTCCAGGTCTTGTTGCGTTGGGCGGTGCAGCAGGGTGTCCCTGTGCTCCCTAAGTCCTCACATCCAGACAGAATAAAGGACAACGCCAGGCTCTTTGACTTTACACTGAGCGACACAGACATGAACAGACTGTCAGCTTTGGACTGTGTACACAAGTACTGCTGGGATCCTTCAGAGGTGGTCTGATAAACCACCAGTGGGACACTCGTTGACTTCAATGATGCCTTATTACTGATTTTCTTCAGTTCTAGCTATAATGTAGTAGAATGAAACTGAGCCAATGTTTTGAGGACTTGGGATAAATGAATACAATTGAGAGCACAAGTAACACTTAACTGACTGATGTGCTATGACACCTGACAACCTTTCCAAGCAGTACTCATACCTTTGTTACCTCATgatcaaaaaatacattttctttttacaaatcAATCCAAGTGTCATGAGTTTGAGACTTCCCCTTTATAAATATGTTGCTTCATATTGTTATTTCACTATGTTAATATTATGTCCTATATGTTCAAGTCTTGCCATTCAAATTGTATGAATGCCCTAAAATATGCTATGAAAAACTTAtgacttcacattttttaaagcaccCTCTGTACTGGAATATCTCAAAGAATGACACTCACTTTAAAACCACTCTTAAAATTATTTATTCAGGACAGCATATACCAGAAGTTTCACAGCTGtagagaaaatacatttacaaaagtcattaaaaatgaaaaaaaaaggaaatattaaaattcaattttctccacacacacgcacatacatacatctCCAGATTCAAGTAATACCAAGGATGGTTGCAAAACTACAGGTGCCCAGGCAGGTTTTTCCTCTGGGATGTCTTCACTGCCACAAATGCCAAAAAGTCAAAACCATTAATGGCTGcataacttattttttttagtcACCATCTGTTGTTTGTGATAACATTTTTCTTACAGTTGTGACAGCAAATGCACCTCCACACGATTGTGCTTCTTGAGCAGAATATTTGACAGCGAGCTGTAAAGTTTAAGGCGGTAATGCTGGCTATGCGGTGTCACATCACAGGTTACAGCATGTTCAAGGCAGTTCATGACAAAATGAAATtccagctgattttttttttaatttacagagagTAAAGCATTCGTATCTAGCCCCAAGCTCTCAACACCATGGGCATATTTTTTGCCAGCTGTACTCTTTGGGTCAAAGTACAGACACAGAAGtgacattaaaatgtaaaacacaattttttacAACAATTATTTAAAACACTTATTCTTGGCCTCCATGTTAAAATCTGATATCATAAAACTGAGGAGTCACTCCTTTTTGCTAGGAGTGTTATGCTTATTAATTTAAAGGGTTACCAAAATCTTTCAGTCAACTCATCCTACAAAGTCAGGCTGATGCATATGTTACGTAACACATGGCAGACGTGGTTGAATCTAAGATAAAAGGTGGTGCCATTCAAGATTGTCTGTAAGTCTCTCTTTCTGATTTGAAAAGCTGCGAAAGAAAAGCTGGGAATGAACTTCACTACTGTAGTTCAAAGACAGTACAAATGCAGCGTATCAGCCTGCACACCCGAGTGCTTCACAACCCAACCCTACAAGTCGAGAGGAAGAGAATAagacacaagtagaacaaaccTATTACCATTTCCAATAATCACATATTGATAAACAAGTCACATGTAGCCCAGTCATATTCACCAAGCTGTGTAGATGTGCTGATCTTTGTTTATAGTAATGTATGACTTTTGAGCAGTGGTCTGTGTGCAGTCAGTACTAATAATCCTCAAAAGCCTgaatataaaacacataaattGCCAATCTAGAGTTAGATCAGCACATCTACACCAAAGGCATGACAGATTAAGATCCCATTATAGTCACACCCCAATGTAGATAAACCCACATTTAAACAAATTCACATCCCAACAGGACTGAAAACTGATTTTTGTGAACAAGTTCAAAAAAGTAGATTGCacctgtgtttaaatgtgactAGACGCTACATCCACCTTCTATATGCATTGGGTGCTGAGTAAATGGGGCCAAAGGCTAGTGTATTGACTCCTTATATAGCAGTTAATTCATCTCCCACTGACGTCTTTAAATATGCACCTAACATGTATTACAACAGCCATGGATTGTACACTGCCTATTGCTAGGTTGACCacactcattaaacagcatggtAACCTTGTAAAATAGgaacatgttaaataaaaattCTGGCCCAAAAACCACATTGCTTATAATCCCCACCACTGTCATCTGATacaatattaacaaaatatgtacacataaaaattccagtgtctgttttatttatttttttgctcaTCCAAGGCTTTAAAAAGATAGATTCATGTTggtttgtgcttttttttaatatgtatgtttaatgttaattttcTTCAGATATAATCTAACCCTGAAGTTTTACAAaagatattattatttctgCATCATCAGAGATTGTCCTTGTACAAGATTGTTCTTTCTTTTGAAAATTTGAGATATAAAGCTGCTACTGATAGTCGAGTACAGTTGTTTGAATGGTGCTGGCTTGCGTGTGCCAGAAGCTGGATAAAGGCTGCGCTATGAACACTTAAAAGTACAGTATGtgggatttagtggcatctagtggtgagactGCAGATTGCAACAACCTGAATATGCCTCCCCCTCCCCTTACAAGCATGTAGGAGACATTACAATGGCCACAAAAAATGCTTATGGCcatctctagagccagtgtttggtttgtccattctaggctactgtagaaacatggcagtgcaataTGGCCGGCTCTGTGGAAGACGAcccctctgtagatataaagggctcattctaaggtaatgaaaacacaactattcttattttcaggtgattaaacactaattaaaacatacttatgaatattatattcaatttctgccaactttttcactagatgccactaaattctacacactgcacctttaattgaataaaaaacCTTCCTTTACACATGTATAGCTCTACTCTGTGTGAGTATTTTGGCACACAGTTACAGTAATGTCCACAAGCTGGCGCAAGGCAAGCACAAACATTTGGAAACACACAAGCGTCAGTGATTTCCTcaagaaaatgaggaaggaaggaaattctAACAGCGTTCAAGGTGGCCTCGAAAAGTCCGGTGTGTGATCTCAGCACTTTTATCTCTCCATCTACAGTATATTGCATAGTGTCGATGTGAGAGACGACTGAAGTGGTAAGCATGTTTTTAACTGAGTTTTCACCTCTCGAATCCCTCTATATGTTatatacatctttttttttttttttaatataatccGTTTTATGGGGTTCGGATAGCTAACAGTCTGTCCTCatgcctgtctgtctttcaccATTTCACAGTGACCTGCCCAAAAATATCGTTAACATCACAACcatcacaaatacaaaaatttatttaaatgtcactAACCaatgacataaaaaaatgaGCGGGACACATTCAGCTCAGTTTTAATTACTGTTCGTCCCACTTTTCCATGTCTTTGTTTTTggatctttctttctctcttttttttttttttttgatcacaCCAACCTGTCATCCGTCCCTACTCAGAGCAGATCGTATTGTTTTCATTGGTTGTTCTCTTGGCTTTCCCCGTTCTCGTCGTCTCATTTCCAATGATCTCTCCATCCTTTCAACTTTGTGTCgctctttcctctttccagTGGTCTACTCAGTGCGGTGTGTGTGGTTTTCATGGTGGttgttctctccctctgtctcctgGTGACTGAAGAGGTAGCTCCACCAGCTTTTAGAGTGGGGCATCTGTCTGGTCGGCCCAGCGTTCTTTGCCTTCTTCATCTCCTGAAGCACAAATATAAAGTGAGGAACAAATTTAGCTGTTATCTTAGAtgctacattttgttttattatctgtgtTTGTTGGATTGAATCATTATATAGTCTGATCCTGGCACAACCTCAATCTTTCTTATAGCCCAATTATATATGTTATCAGTTCCCAAACCATGCCAAATATAACATAGCCCCTGatctgtctctttttaaacCCCTTTAATATGCATCCTCATACTCACCCCTTTGTCTAACAGGCTGTCGAACTCGTCGCTCATCCTTCGGAGCTGCCGGCCATATTTTTTGGCTGCCCAGAGGGCAGGGGGAGCTGACTTGGACCGTACCCGGAATGGAGCTCCTTCATTTGGCGTACCAGCCTCATCGTCCCCCCTGGCCTGGAGGTCCTCGTCTCTGGAGACAGTGGAAGCGTGGGACTCTGAGTTCAGCCTCATTCGACCTGTcgcaacatgggagagagaagggTGAAACGAGGTTTGTCATGTTTCACAGGAACAGGAACTGATCAGTATAAGTGTGGGAAAAGAGGCAATAAGGGGATCAAGTAGGACTAGATGAATAGTAATGAGTAAATACCAGAatgaagtgttaaaaaaaatggagattgtggggaaaatacaaaaaacacccCTTTTTACTGCTTTAAGTAGAGCTACCTAAATGCAAACTGGGTTAGCCAACATTTAAACTGTACAGGCtatcttaaaaaaagaatgaaagcagcaaatattcacatttgaaagatCAATTGCTTAAAAAATAGATTGAGAGAATTGATCATTAAAAGAGTGGCTGAGTCTTCTGTGGATCTGCTGATTGATTAAACAAGAGTTGTAGCTCTAGCCAGATTCAAAGTCTCTGCAAAATGAAGCCTAAGAAATGAAGTCAGGAAGAGTCAGGACAACAGATGGAACATTTGGAGAAACTGATGAATAGACCATGTTAAGAGTAGGGCTCACACTGCAGCAGCTattacaaacaacaaacaggagTAGAAACTGATGAGGTCatattaatttctgtttttttaataaactgaaTTAAGATTCAAGCTATCATTCATTACTACCAGCATACATGTGTTAGTGCTTTAAATACGCAGTGCTGCCCTGATACATTTCAGCATATCATGACACACTACACATAATAACTAATGTAGCATAACTTGAGCATAGAATTGCAT from Scomber japonicus isolate fScoJap1 chromosome 22, fScoJap1.pri, whole genome shotgun sequence harbors:
- the badb gene encoding BCL2 associated agonist of cell death b isoform X1 — protein: MAAKFTISDNESEPEEEVEEGDNSQSSSEQAQRVTLGHNLTLPELRMPGRMRLNSESHASTVSRDEDLQARGDDEAGTPNEGAPFRVRSKSAPPALWAAKKYGRQLRRMSDEFDSLLDKGEMKKAKNAGPTRQMPHSKSWWSYLFSHQETEGENNHHENHTHRTE
- the badb gene encoding BCL2 associated agonist of cell death b isoform X2: MAAKFTISDNESEPEEEVEEGDNSQSSSEQAQRVTLGHNLTLPELRMPGRMRLNSESHASTVSRDEDLQARGDDEAGTPNEGAPFREMKKAKNAGPTRQMPHSKSWWSYLFSHQETEGENNHHENHTHRTE
- the LOC128383312 gene encoding glyoxal reductase-like, producing the protein MPSSSVLLNTGVQMPLLGLGTYKLRGSEDVYRAVDAALASGYRAFDSAAVYRNEAELGRALRELLPKHGLTREDVFITSKLGPKDQGEKAMQGALHSLSQLDLGYIDLYLIHWPGTQGLVVADQRNPVNRAQSWVALEELHAQGKLKAIGVSNYTPAHMRELMQSCKVPPAVLQVEFHPQMCQAELRSVCKEFGVCFQAYSSLGIGNLLTDPVVMEVAKNCERTPAQVLLRWAVQQGVPVLPKSSHPDRIKDNARLFDFTLSDTDMNRLSALDCVHKYCWDPSEVV